A section of the Ornithinimicrobium sufpigmenti genome encodes:
- the cobT gene encoding nicotinate-nucleotide--dimethylbenzimidazole phosphoribosyltransferase, with amino-acid sequence MSTAETTAENVATTPANAGTTLAPRELVEETLQQIRPLDHETGAAAAGAMDGKVKPLGSLGQLEALAARLAGIQATTEPHVDKPAVVICAGDHGITTSGVSAYPQEVTALMLSGFAAGTAAVGVLAREAGIRLLVADLGVIQPPVIEPGQNVVLDRRVRPGTANSLEGPAMTVEEAQQAVAHGIGLADLLIDDGADLVGLGEMGIGNTTAASALTASLLERDPARVTGPGTGVSGEALAAKIAAVDAVLRRHGDLDDPWQVLAAMGGLEIAGLTGVVLRCAARRVPVLLDGFVATAAALVAWRIEPRSADAMIAATLSPEPGHAVQLEALGLEPVLRLGMRLGEGSGAALAVPVLRSAAAVLRDMGSFADLGLADEKPTA; translated from the coding sequence ATGAGCACCGCTGAGACCACCGCTGAGAACGTTGCGACCACCCCCGCGAACGCCGGGACCACCCTGGCCCCCCGCGAGCTGGTCGAGGAGACCCTGCAGCAGATCCGGCCGCTGGACCACGAGACCGGCGCCGCGGCGGCCGGGGCGATGGACGGCAAGGTGAAGCCGCTGGGCAGCCTGGGCCAGCTGGAGGCTCTCGCGGCCCGGCTGGCCGGGATCCAGGCGACCACCGAGCCGCACGTGGACAAGCCGGCGGTGGTGATCTGCGCGGGCGACCACGGGATCACGACGAGCGGGGTGAGCGCGTACCCGCAGGAGGTCACCGCGCTGATGCTCAGCGGCTTCGCCGCGGGGACGGCCGCCGTCGGGGTGCTGGCCCGCGAGGCCGGCATCCGGCTCCTCGTCGCCGATCTCGGCGTGATCCAGCCGCCCGTGATCGAGCCGGGCCAGAACGTCGTGCTGGACCGGCGGGTCCGACCGGGGACGGCGAACTCGCTGGAGGGGCCGGCCATGACCGTGGAGGAGGCCCAGCAGGCGGTCGCCCACGGCATCGGGCTCGCGGACCTGCTCATCGACGACGGTGCCGACCTGGTGGGGCTCGGGGAGATGGGCATCGGCAACACGACGGCGGCGAGCGCCCTGACCGCGTCCCTGCTCGAACGCGACCCGGCCCGGGTCACCGGCCCGGGCACCGGCGTCAGCGGCGAAGCCCTGGCCGCCAAGATCGCCGCGGTCGACGCCGTGCTGCGCCGCCATGGTGACCTTGACGACCCGTGGCAGGTCCTGGCCGCGATGGGTGGGCTGGAGATCGCCGGGCTCACCGGGGTGGTGCTGCGCTGCGCCGCCCGGCGGGTGCCGGTCCTCCTGGACGGTTTCGTCGCCACCGCCGCCGCCCTGGTCGCCTGGCGGATCGAGCCACGCAGCGCCGACGCGATGATCGCCGCCACCTTGTCCCCCGAGCCTGGTCACGCGGTCCAGCTGGAGGCCCTCGGCCTGGAGCCGGTGCTGCGGCTCGGCATGCGTCTGGGTGAGGGCAGCGGAGCGGCGCTGGCCGTCCCCGTCCTGCGCTCGGCCGCGGCGGTGCTGCGTGACATGGGCAGCTTCGCCGACCTGGGCCTGGCGGACGAGAAGCCGACGGCGTGA
- the cobS gene encoding adenosylcobinamide-GDP ribazoletransferase translates to MSVVGSVLDAVAFLTRVPVPPRRRFDLARAAWAFPLVGGLLGLVLGTVGVLTAQPLGWLVAAVLVVALEVLLTGALHLDGLADCADGTGGADRRARLRIMKDHSVGVYGVAAVVLDLLLKVALVGALLDRADPGLAVVILTVVWALSRAAMLPLAAWLPYARDEGTGRSLVEGLTAGRLWSGGLVVAVCVGAATWAGSELTGATPWLVPLVLLPTVVVTTLLVGGWARRTLGGVTGDVLGSAAEVTLLAGLLAAVAVLAPGVLQS, encoded by the coding sequence ATGAGCGTCGTCGGATCCGTGCTGGACGCCGTCGCCTTCCTCACCAGGGTGCCGGTGCCTCCTCGGCGACGGTTCGACCTGGCCCGGGCGGCCTGGGCCTTCCCGCTGGTGGGCGGGCTGCTGGGGCTGGTGCTGGGCACGGTGGGCGTGCTGACGGCCCAGCCGCTGGGGTGGCTGGTCGCGGCGGTGCTGGTGGTCGCGCTCGAGGTGCTCCTCACCGGTGCCTTGCACCTCGACGGGCTGGCCGACTGCGCCGACGGGACGGGCGGAGCCGACCGGCGGGCACGGCTGCGGATCATGAAGGACCACTCCGTCGGCGTGTATGGCGTGGCCGCGGTCGTCCTGGACCTCCTCCTGAAGGTGGCGCTGGTCGGTGCGCTGCTCGACAGGGCCGATCCCGGCCTCGCCGTGGTCATCCTGACCGTCGTGTGGGCACTGTCGCGGGCCGCGATGCTGCCACTGGCGGCGTGGCTGCCCTACGCCCGGGACGAGGGCACCGGTCGCAGCCTGGTGGAGGGTCTCACCGCCGGGCGGCTGTGGTCCGGTGGGCTCGTGGTGGCGGTCTGCGTCGGCGCGGCCACCTGGGCCGGCAGCGAACTGACCGGAGCGACGCCCTGGCTGGTCCCTCTCGTGCTGCTGCCCACGGTCGTCGTCACCACCCTGCTGGTCGGCGGCTGGGCCCGACGGACGCTGGGTGGGGTGACGGGTGACGTCCTGGGCTCGGCCGCGGAGGTCACGCTGCTCGCCGGC